The following proteins come from a genomic window of Malus sylvestris chromosome 4, drMalSylv7.2, whole genome shotgun sequence:
- the LOC126619119 gene encoding hydroxymethylglutaryl-CoA synthase-like: MAKNVGILAVDIYFPPTCIQQEALEAHDGASKGKYTIGLGQDCMAFCSEVEDVISMSLTVVTSLLEKYGIDPKQIGRLEVGSETVIDKSKSIKTFLMTIFEKHGNTDIEGVDSTNACYGGTAALFNCVNWVESSSWDGRYGLVVCTDSAVYAEGPARPTGGAAAIAMLIGPDAPLAFESKIRGSHMAHVYDFYKPDLASEYPVVDGKLSQTCYLKALDSCYKELCKKYEKLEGKQFSIADAEYFVFHSPYNKLVQKSFARLVFNDSVRNASSIDEAGKEKLAPFADLPGDDSYNSRDLEKASQQVAKPLYDAKVVPTTLVPKQVGNMYTASLYAAFVSLLHNKHSSLDGKRVILFSYGSGSTATMFSLRLNAGQQPFSLENIAAVMNVGEKLKARHEFPPEKFVEVMKIMEHRYGGKDFVTNQDISLLLPGTYYLTEVDSKYRRFYAKKDAAATTNANGVVANGH; encoded by the exons ATGGCCAAGAACGTCGGAATTCTCGCCGTCGACATCTACTTCCCCCCTACCTGTATTCAGCAG GAAGCCTTGGAGGCTCATGATGGTGCCAGCAAGGGGAAGTACACAATCGGACTTGGACAAGATTGCATGGCGTTTTGTTCAGAGGTGGAGGATGTCATCTCAATGAG tTTGACAGTGGTTACCTCCCTTCTTGAGAAATATGGGATTGATCCAAAACAAATTGGTCGCCTGGAAGTAGGCAGTGAGACTGTGATCGACAAAAGCAAATCTATTAAGACCTTCCTGATGACAATTTTTGAG AAACACGGTAACACTGACATTGAAGGTGTTGACTCAACTAATGCTTGTTATGGAGGAACTGCAGCTTTATTCAACTGTGTCAATTGGGTGGAGAGTAGCTCATGGGATGGGCGCTATGGACTTGTCGTGTGCACTGACAGCGCG GTCTACGCAGAGGGACCGGCACGACCAACTGGTGGAGCAGCTGCCATTGCCATGCTGATTGGACCTGATGCTCCTCTTGCTTTTGAGAGCAAAATTAGGGGAAGTCATATGGCTCACGTATATGATTTTTACAAGCCCGACCTTGCTAGTGAATATCCG GTTGTTGACGGAAAGCTTTCTCAGACTTGTTATCTAAAGGCTCTTGATTCTTGCTACAAGGAATTATGTAAAAA GTATGAGAAATTGGAAGGTAAACAATTTTCCATCGCTGATGCTGAGTACTTTGTATTTCATTCTCCCTATAACAAG CTTGTACAAAAAAGCTTTGCTCGTTTGGTGTTCAATGACTCTGTAAGGAATGCAAG CTCCATCGATGAGGCGGGTAAAGAAAAGCTGGCTCCATTTGCTGACCTTCCTGGTGATGATAGCTACAATAGCCGGGATCTTGAAAAG GCATCCCAGCAAGTCGCTAAGCCCCTATACGACGCTAAGGTTGTACCAACAACTTTGGTACCAAAGCAAGTTGGAAACATGTACACTGCATCTCTTTATGCGGCATTTGTATCCCTCCTCCACAACAAGCACAGCTCCTTG GATGGCAAGCGGGTGATACTGTTCTCTTATGGAAGTGGCTCAACTGCAACCATGTTCTCATTGCGTCTAAATGCTGGTCAACAGCCCTTTAGCTTGGAGAACATCGCAGCCGTGATGAATGTTGGAGAGAAGTTGAAGGCAAGACATGAG TTCCCTCCCGAGAAGTTTGTTGAAGTGATGAAGATCATGGAGCACAGGTATGGAGGCAAAGACTTTGTGACCAACCAGGACATTAGCCTTCTACTTCCAGGCACATACTATCTTACCGAAGTCGACTCTAAGTACCGTAGATTCTATGCCAAGAAGGATGCGGCCGCCACCACCAATGCCAACGGTGTGGTTGCCAACGGTCACTGA